The Asticcacaulis excentricus CB 48 genomic sequence ATTTTGTACAGAAAACTACTTTTCAGCCCATTGACCGAGAATAGGCGACGAACCGTCCCCGCGGACGTCACCCGCGTCAACTGCGACACGACTCAGGCCCGGATGCCCAACCTTGTGGACCGTCTCCCGAACGGCCGTGCGTTCGCACTGACGATCCGTGATGACCCAGCCGTTAAGAGAGACCAGCCCCTCGGCACAGACCTCTTTGGCCGCCGTGCGGATCTGCCTCAGCACCTGTTTCGCTTGCGCGGGATCATTGAGGTTGGCATCCGCGAAGCGGATCGTCTTTTGCGGCAGTTCCTCTGCGGCGACGGCGCTCCCGCCCGTCAGCAGCATGACACCCGCGACACACATCAGTATTGTTCTCGGCATTTTGTTATCTCCCGTTGCTTTGGATAGACACTCAAATCCCGCAACCAGAAGTAAAAATCTAGAATTTTATTATTAAATAAACGCAATAGATTAAATTCAATTCATTAATTACATAAACGTAATTCACAAGCGCGCCACATTCGGCGCAACGCCGCTGTAATTGCGGTTGACTCGCTTACGCCCGCGCGCCACACCGCATCGCATGGCCATACTCGACATCACCGAACTGAAAGCCGCCCTTCCGCCGCGCCGCGCCCTGATCGGGCTCGATCTGGGGGAAAAGACCATCGGCGTCGCCGTCAGCGACATTTCCTTGAGCATCGGCTCGCCGCTGGAGCTGATCAAAAAGAGCAAGTTCACGCAGGAGGCCGAACGCCTGTTGCTGCTGATGAAGCAGCGCGAAGCGTCGGGCCTCGTCATCGGCCTGCCGGTCAATATGGACGGCACCGAAGGCCCGCGCTGTCAGTCGGTGCGCGCCTTTGCCCGCAACCTGCTGCGCCTGCCCGCGGAAAAGTTCGCCGCCGCCGGCCTTGAGCCCGACCTGCCCATCGCCTTCTGGGACGAGCGCTGGTCGTCGTCGGTGATGAACCGCTTTCTGATCGAAGAAGCCGACCTGACGCGCGCCAAACGCGCCGAAGTGATCGACCGTTCCGCCGCCGCCTATATTCTTCAGGGCGCGCTCGACCGCATAAGAAGCGCCACATGAGCCCATTGCGTCTGCCAAAGGGCGCAAGCGCACCCCGGCGAGCCTTCGCCGCCCTTCCGGAGCCTGTCGCGCCGCAGCAGGGGCGTGAGGGATAAAAAAATGACGCCCGACATCTTCATCAACGGCATCTTGCCGGTGTTTCTGCTGATCGCGCTGGGCTTCGGGCTGAAGGTTTCGGGGTTTCTGCCGCCGTCGGTCTGGGGGCCGATTGAGCGCATCGCCGTCTATGTCTTCTACCCGGGTTTTCTGATTCCGGCCATCTGGCATGCCGATCTGTCGGGCCTCAGCGCCGGCCCGATCAGTCTGGCCGTCAGTACGTCGCTGGCTCTGTCCATCCTGATCGCTTTTGCCCTGAAACCGGTGCTGCGCCTGTCCGGCCCCACCTATACCAGCGTGTTTCAGGGCCTGATTCGCTTCAACTCCTTCGTCTTTTTGCCCATTGCCACCTCGATCTTCGGCGCGCAGGCCGTGGGCCTGGCCGCCGTGGCCATGAGCGCGCTGATC encodes the following:
- the ruvX gene encoding Holliday junction resolvase RuvX, translated to MAILDITELKAALPPRRALIGLDLGEKTIGVAVSDISLSIGSPLELIKKSKFTQEAERLLLLMKQREASGLVIGLPVNMDGTEGPRCQSVRAFARNLLRLPAEKFAAAGLEPDLPIAFWDERWSSSVMNRFLIEEADLTRAKRAEVIDRSAAAYILQGALDRIRSAT
- a CDS encoding UrcA family protein, whose amino-acid sequence is MPRTILMCVAGVMLLTGGSAVAAEELPQKTIRFADANLNDPAQAKQVLRQIRTAAKEVCAEGLVSLNGWVITDRQCERTAVRETVHKVGHPGLSRVAVDAGDVRGDGSSPILGQWAEK